One Paralichthys olivaceus isolate ysfri-2021 chromosome 8, ASM2471397v2, whole genome shotgun sequence genomic region harbors:
- the LOC109638276 gene encoding suppressor of cytokine signaling 1, which produces MVQPVVKRRILLCRMVRAKLDKPVEQNQKDKCAAETQRQSQHPEEPVSPKQKPESVGSDRQPLTERKFDPLQWNSREEEPEPWFQLMTGGDADSLPTHLRPFCSQAEYELVKSTYQQLQQSGFYWGPMTMEEAHEILTHSLVGTFLIRDSGQPDVFFTLSYQSEDGPTSVRVQLTDLLFSLHGSQKKYPSLFALLTYYTSSSCKLTVPYRRQRPEKLKQTCRRAFVRTYGAENIGSLPGLTHQVRNYLHAYPHST; this is translated from the exons ATGGTGCAACCAGTGGTCAAGAGAAGGATTCTCTTGTGTAGGATGGTCAGAGCCAAACTGGATAAACCAGTTGAACAAAACCAAAAAGATAAGTGCGCAgcggagacacagagacaaagtcaACACCCTGAAGAACCTGTCAGCCCCAAACAGAAACCAGAGAGTGTCGGATCAGACCGCCAACCGTTGACGGAGAGGAAGTTTGATCCACTGCAGTGGAACAGCCGAGAGGAAGAACCTGAACCATGGTTCCAG ctgatgACTGGAGGCGACGCCGACAGCCTACCAACACACCTGCGTCCGTTCTGCAGCCAGGCAGAGTATGAACTGGTGAAAAGCACGTACCAGCAGCTCCAACAGAGCGGCTTCTACTGGGGGCCGATGACCATGGAGGAGGCGCACGAAATACTGACACACTCATTAGTGGGCACCTTCCTCATCAG AGACAGCGGCCAGCCGGATGTTTTCTTCACCCTGAGTTACCAGAGCGAAGACGGCCCGACTAGCGTCCGCGTCCAGCTGACCGACCTGCTCTTCAGTCTGCACGGCAGCCAGAAGAAGTACCCATCTCTGTTCGCTCTGCTCACCTACTACACCAGCTCATCCTGTAAGCTGACTGTGCCCTATCGGCGGCAGCGTCCGGAGAAACTGAAGCAGACGTGCAGGAGGGCGTTTGTTCGTACGTACGGAGCAGAGAATATTGGCAGTTTACCTGGACTGACCCATCAAGTTAGAAACTATCTTCACGCGTACCCGCACTCTACATAG